A genomic window from Sphingobacterium spiritivorum includes:
- a CDS encoding nuclear transport factor 2 family protein — MIPSHREIAESFSSLDFDLVLPHLSDYVEWHISEKEVLKGKAALVAYSKELKASDTTGQVTLDIINIIEDDNNVVIQAKVAFGNEETGEKVRQICTVYDFDDLDHLHVIRTYTMTEK; from the coding sequence ATGATACCATCACATAGAGAAATAGCTGAATCATTTTCGTCTCTTGATTTTGATCTTGTCCTTCCTCATTTGTCAGATTACGTAGAATGGCATATCAGTGAAAAGGAAGTATTAAAAGGAAAGGCTGCTTTAGTGGCTTACAGTAAAGAGTTGAAGGCTTCAGATACCACAGGTCAGGTTACTTTGGATATTATTAATATTATTGAAGATGATAATAATGTCGTTATTCAGGCGAAAGTAGCTTTTGGTAATGAAGAAACGGGAGAGAAGGTAAGGCAGATCTGTACGGTTTATGACTTTGATGATCTGGACCATTTGCATGTAATCCGAACGTATACTATGACAGAAAAATAG
- a CDS encoding ABC transporter ATP-binding protein, with product MTISNLLKKITPFAKPYKNLIVYTLILTVIGSFAAQVNAFILKYTVDSISNLLVAKQPLSKGLYLLTVISIILLLKEIIYSCVQFGQKFYGEKLRIYIARDFAQLIVEKILSYRMAFYTSSKNESGKLQTRIDSGISSLTRLVQNFFIDILPLFANAIVALACMFAANFYVGLVGLLIVPIYFYVSQVQANRLSGFRRNMRRYRENKSNQIINLIDSINVIKSFVRERLEADRHEKIQYEMTENQMATRKTSFLFDSIKSFIEQIGIVIVIILTSYFVLDGQMTLGAIMFHVMLFNNVSAPIRQLHRIYDEVNDALIYSESFFEILESDEEIEQSGKYRPARIKGLIELKNVSFEYPNGTKALKGIDMTIRPNDITALVGLSGAGKSTVINLMDKFYEPSSGQILLDGVDLAEYDTAFLRENIGLVLQRNHIFKGSVAENIRYGKPDATMEEVVYAAKQAYIHDQVLELPDGYESEAHLMSGGQQQRIAIARLFLKNPPIIFLDEPTANLDAIATEQIKNSLDAIKVGRTVIIVSHSISQIIDASHIIVMEKGQVMEDGTHEELYELKGTYYKIFMAMANSLNIDKITNSIRE from the coding sequence ATGACCATTTCTAATTTGTTAAAAAAGATTACACCATTTGCCAAACCGTATAAAAATCTTATTGTTTATACGCTCATACTGACTGTTATCGGTTCTTTTGCGGCCCAGGTTAATGCTTTTATTCTTAAATATACAGTAGACTCTATCAGCAATCTGCTGGTTGCTAAACAGCCTTTGTCCAAAGGGCTTTATCTGCTCACCGTTATTTCAATTATTTTATTATTAAAGGAGATCATTTATTCCTGCGTGCAGTTCGGACAGAAATTTTATGGTGAAAAGCTGAGAATCTATATTGCAAGGGATTTTGCCCAACTGATTGTGGAGAAGATACTCAGCTATCGTATGGCTTTTTATACTTCCTCCAAAAATGAATCAGGTAAGTTGCAGACACGGATAGATTCCGGAATCAGCAGCCTGACACGTCTGGTTCAGAATTTCTTTATTGATATATTGCCTTTATTTGCAAATGCTATCGTGGCTCTTGCCTGTATGTTTGCTGCTAATTTCTATGTCGGACTGGTCGGGCTATTGATCGTACCGATTTATTTTTACGTTAGTCAGGTGCAGGCTAACCGTTTGAGTGGTTTTCGGCGTAATATGCGCAGATACCGGGAGAATAAGAGTAATCAGATTATCAACCTGATTGATTCAATTAATGTTATCAAGTCGTTTGTCAGAGAGCGGCTAGAGGCAGACCGTCATGAAAAGATTCAGTATGAAATGACAGAAAATCAGATGGCAACCCGAAAAACGAGCTTTTTATTTGATAGTATCAAGAGCTTTATAGAACAGATCGGAATCGTGATTGTTATTATTCTGACGTCTTATTTTGTATTAGACGGACAGATGACCCTTGGAGCCATTATGTTTCATGTGATGCTATTCAACAATGTGTCTGCGCCGATCAGACAATTACACCGTATTTATGATGAGGTAAATGATGCATTGATCTATTCGGAAAGTTTCTTTGAAATTCTTGAATCTGATGAAGAAATTGAGCAGTCCGGTAAATATCGTCCTGCACGTATCAAGGGTTTGATAGAACTTAAAAATGTATCCTTTGAATACCCTAACGGTACAAAAGCGCTGAAAGGGATAGATATGACTATCCGGCCTAATGACATTACAGCTCTTGTGGGGTTGAGTGGCGCTGGCAAAAGTACGGTTATCAATCTGATGGATAAATTTTATGAGCCATCCTCAGGTCAGATTTTACTGGATGGTGTGGATCTGGCTGAATATGATACCGCTTTTCTTCGTGAGAATATTGGCCTGGTCTTGCAACGCAATCATATTTTTAAAGGATCGGTTGCAGAGAATATCCGCTATGGTAAACCTGATGCTACTATGGAAGAAGTGGTGTATGCTGCAAAACAGGCGTATATTCATGATCAGGTACTGGAGTTGCCGGATGGATATGAATCAGAGGCGCACCTGATGTCTGGAGGACAGCAGCAAAGGATAGCTATTGCCCGTCTCTTTCTCAAAAATCCGCCAATTATTTTTCTGGATGAACCGACAGCTAATCTGGATGCTATTGCTACTGAACAGATAAAAAACAGTCTGGATGCTATAAAAGTGGGGCGCACAGTGATTATTGTGTCTCATAGTATTTCGCAGATTATAGATGCCTCTCACATTATCGTGATGGAGAAAGGACAGGTCATGGAAGATGGGACGCATGAGGAGCTGTATGAACTAAAAGGAACGTATTATAAAATCTTTATGGCAATGGCAAATAGTCTGAATATCGACAAAATAACAAACTCTATACGGGAATAG
- the mazG gene encoding nucleoside triphosphate pyrophosphohydrolase: protein MAHIPPAPQHSPATAFQRLLDVLYTLRVECPWDKKQTMESLRHLTIEEMYELTDAILDKDYPEIKKELGDVMMHLVFYARIAEEQNRFTLVDVLNVVCDKLINRHPHIYGDINVEDDEQVKSNWEAIKLKEGNTSVLSGVPKGLPALVKAYRIQDKVRGVGFDWEDKKQVWEKVEEELAEFKAEFNIDNGEAIDAEKAEGEFGDLLFSLINYARHVGINPENALERTNKKFIKRFTYLEEKAAENKQKLQEMSLAEMDVYWNEAKTLS, encoded by the coding sequence ATGGCACATATTCCTCCTGCTCCGCAACACAGTCCTGCTACGGCCTTCCAACGTTTACTGGATGTTCTCTATACATTAAGGGTTGAATGCCCCTGGGATAAGAAACAGACAATGGAGTCTCTGAGACACCTTACCATTGAAGAAATGTACGAACTTACTGATGCTATTCTGGATAAAGATTACCCCGAAATCAAAAAGGAATTGGGAGATGTCATGATGCATCTCGTATTCTATGCCCGTATAGCAGAAGAACAAAACAGATTTACACTGGTGGATGTGCTCAATGTTGTCTGTGACAAATTGATTAACCGCCATCCGCATATCTATGGAGATATAAATGTAGAAGATGACGAGCAGGTGAAATCTAACTGGGAAGCGATCAAATTAAAAGAAGGTAATACATCGGTACTCTCTGGTGTACCCAAGGGACTGCCTGCATTGGTAAAAGCGTATCGTATACAGGATAAAGTGAGAGGTGTAGGCTTTGACTGGGAGGATAAAAAACAAGTCTGGGAAAAAGTTGAAGAAGAACTGGCCGAATTTAAAGCCGAATTCAATATCGATAACGGAGAAGCTATTGATGCTGAAAAAGCTGAAGGCGAATTCGGAGATTTACTATTTTCACTGATCAATTATGCCCGCCACGTGGGTATCAATCCGGAAAATGCATTGGAACGGACAAACAAAAAGTTCATCAAACGCTTTACTTACCTGGAAGAAAAAGCAGCTGAAAACAAACAGAAATTACAGGAAATGTCCTTAGCAGAAATGGATGTCTACTGGAACGAAGCTAAAACGCTCAGCTAA
- the thiS gene encoding sulfur carrier protein ThiS, which produces MNFTLNGQTKPLLSSLTLKQLLDQEIPDKQTGIAVAINDQVIPKDQWTGHAILSNDNILIFTAAQGG; this is translated from the coding sequence ATGAACTTTACCCTCAACGGTCAGACCAAACCCCTTCTATCTTCACTTACATTAAAGCAATTGCTGGATCAGGAAATTCCGGATAAACAGACAGGTATTGCTGTAGCCATCAATGATCAGGTCATCCCAAAAGATCAATGGACCGGTCATGCTATTCTATCCAATGACAACATTCTCATCTTCACTGCCGCTCAGGGAGGTTAA